The genomic segment GATTTCTTAGAGAAAGTTTCTGAAGTGGTTCGAATGAAAGATGTTCCTGAAAAACCAGATGAATTTGCTATGATTTTACAAAATGCGGAAGGCATTAAAAAACAAATTTATTTCGACAACCCCGAAGTTGAAGCAAACAACGCCATTTTAGACGAATTAGAATCTTTTGCGGATGCAATTGAAAATGGAACAAAACCTGTTGTTTCTTTAAGTGCAGGAACAGAAGCTTTACGAGTTGCCCAAATGGTAATTGATTGTTTTTAGTGAGGCTTCATTCTTAATCCTTCCCAAAGGGAAAGAAATACTCTTAAGGAGAGACTTCAATAATAAATGTATAAACCTTGAACTTTTAGCAATTTAAAATAATTTTTTAATAACAAAATTTTTATTCGCCCGAGTAAAAATTCCTTCCTTTTGGGAAGGTTAGGATGGGCTTTTTTTAATATGAAAAACATAGCAGTAATAGGTGCTGGAACCATGGGAAATGGAATCGCACATACATTCGCACAATTTAACTACAAAGTACATTTAATCGACGTTTCGCAAGAAGCTTTGGACAAAGGAATGGCAACAATCTCTAAAAATTTAGATAGAATGGTTGCCAAAGAAAAAATTTCTGAAACTGACAAAAAGAAAACTTTGGCAAATATTTCTACTTTTACAGCGATAAATGAAGGCGCAAAAAATGTTGATTTAGTTGTAGAAGCAGCCACAGAAAATGTGTCTTTAAAATCGAAAATATTTAAAGAGCTTGATGAAGTTTGCGACGAAAACACAATTTTGGCAACAAATACCTCTTCAATTTCTATTACACAAATTGCAGCAGTTACAAACAGACCAGAAAAAGTAATTGGAATGCATTTTATGAATCCTGTACCAATTATGAAATTGGTGGAGATAATTAGAGGCTACAACACATCTGATCACGTAATGAATACGATTGTAGATTTATCTAAAAAGGTGCATAAAATTCCAGTAGAAGTGAATGATTACCCTGGTTTTGTTGCCAATAGAATTTTAATGCCCATGATTAACGAATCTATAGAAACATTGTATAATGGTGTTGCTGGCGTTAAAGAAATAGACACAGTTATGATGTTAGGAATGGCACATCCAATGGGACCTTTGCAATTGGCAGATTTTATAGGTTTAGATGTTTGTTTATCTATTTTAAATGTAATGCACGATGGTTTTAAGAATCCAAAATATGCTCCTTGCCCTTTATTGGTAAACATGGTAATGGCTGGAAAATTAGGTATAAAATCTGGTGAAGGTTTTTATGATTACTCAGAAAATAGAAAAGCAGAAAGGGTTGCTAAAATGTTTTCATAACTACTATAATGAAACATAAAATAATCCTTTTTTTACTTCTTTTCTTATCTATTTTTAAAATGATGAGTCAAGAGGTGAAAAAAGGATTTCTTTTTCCCAAAAAAGTTGGTTTTCTCTATAACAATGCAAATGAAAAAAACTTTCTTTTTGATGATAAAGATTATTCCTATACCACAAATACTTTCAAGTTTCAAGCTTTTTACGACTTAGGAAACTGGAAAAATTTACATTTTGAATTGATTGTACAACCTCAAATTCAGGCTTTAAAACATCAACTATTAAACGAGCAATTTGTTACGCCAGGTGAAACTAATTATCTGGAAAAAAGAGAAGAATTTACCGCCTTAAAAACAATGCATTTGTATGCTTTTGAATTGGGTTTTGTAGTAAAGAAAAAAATACTAAGAAATTTAGATATTCAATTAACTGTAGGTTTGGGTGTTGGAACGATTGACACCAGAACAGAGCGTTTAGCCAAGGGGTTCACCTTTATTGAAAACGGTTCTTTAGGATTTTCCTACAAAACCTCAACAAAAACATATTTATATATAGGAAGTAATATTGGTCATGTTTCAAATTTCGATACACAATTACCTAATAATGGTTACAATATTGTCGGTTTTGAAGTTGGATTTTCATATAAATTACAGTAATATCTTATACTGTTTGAACTAAAACAAAATAATTGAAATTTAAAAAATCCTGTAAAATTTTATAGTTTTACAGGATTTATTTTTTTATTGAAATTATACTTACAAGGTTTTAAAAACCTTGTAAGAGATGTTTTCTACTATTTTCCTAACCAAGAATTTAACATCCAGATGGTTTTTTCTTGTTCTGCAATAAAATCGCTCATCATAGAATTTGTTCCTTCGTCATTTGCTTCGTCAGACACGTCTAAGATTTCTCTTTCGATTTTTAATAATTCTGACAATGAACTTACAACCAAATTTACAGCTTCCACATCGTTAGAAACGTCTTTTCCAACAGGTACAGAAGAATGGTTTATATAATCTGTAAAAGTGTGTAATGGTTTACCTTGCAAGGTTAAAATACGTTCTGCGATATCATCTATTTTAACTTGAGAATCTGTATAAAACTCTTCAAATTTTACATGCAATTCAAAGAAATTTTTCCCTTTGATATTCCAATGCAATCCTCTTAAATTCTGATAATATATTTGAAAGTTTGATAATAATCCGTTTAAATTATCTACCAAATTTGCACTTTCCTTTTTGTCTAATCCTAATATTGATTTGCTCATTTTATTTGAATTTTTATATTCCTAATTTTCAATAGCAAATTTATAAGAAATTAACCGTAAGTTACTATAATTATTATTGATAGTTTTAATACCTTTATCAAAATCTACTATAACAATGACAATTACCCAATTAAAATACATTTTATCAGTATCCGAATATCAAAATTTCACAATTGCTGCAGAGCATAGTTTTGTTACACAGCCTACTTTAAGTATGCAAATTCAAAAATTAGAAGAGGAGCTTGGAGTAAAAATATTTAATCGTTCTAAAAAACCAATTGAATTAACAGAAGTTGGAAAAAAGATTGTAGAACAAGCAAAAGTAATTGTAGATGAAAGCAACAGAATTTTAGATATTGTACATCAACAAAAAGGTTTTATTGGAGGTGAATTCAAATTAGGAATTATCCCAACCATAATGCCTACTTTATTGCCAATGTTCTTAAATAATTTTACAAAAAAATACCCGAAAGTAAAATTAATTATTGAAGAATTAACGACAGAAGAAATTATTAGAAAGTTAACAGATGGCCATATAGATGCTGCAATTGCTGCAACTCCTTTAGAAAACGAAGCGATTAAAGAAAGACCCCTATATTACGAGCCTTTTGTTGGTTTAATTCCACAAAATCATCGTCTTTTTAATGAAAAAGTAATCGCTCCTAACGAATTAGAAATGGACGATATTTTACTATTAGAAGACGGCCATTGTTTTAAAGAAAGCGTAATTAATTTATGCCGAACTTTTAAAACAGATAATAAAAAATCGTTCCAATTGGCAAGTGGAAGTTTCGATACTTTAATAAAATTAACCAAAGAAGGTTTGGGTATGACATTGCTCCCTTATTTACATACTTTAGATTTAAACGATGTAGACAAATCTCACTTGCGTGAATTTACAAACCCACCACCAGCAAGAGAAGTGAGTCTAATTTATCATAAATCTCAATTAAAAATGCAACTAATTGAAGCTTTAAAAAAGACGATTGATGCTGTTGTAAGGGGTGCTATTTCTTTTTCTGATGTAAAGATTATTAGTCCTTTAAATCAAAAATAACAACTATTTTCCTGTTTTTGTCAATGAGGCACCCTAGTAAAATTTATCGATAATTTCGATTAGCTCTTTTTGGTTTTCGTCCATTTTTAGATTGATGTTTTTAGTATGTAAGGATTCAGGTAATATAATTTCGATT from the Polaribacter cellanae genome contains:
- a CDS encoding 3-hydroxybutyryl-CoA dehydrogenase, with product MKNIAVIGAGTMGNGIAHTFAQFNYKVHLIDVSQEALDKGMATISKNLDRMVAKEKISETDKKKTLANISTFTAINEGAKNVDLVVEAATENVSLKSKIFKELDEVCDENTILATNTSSISITQIAAVTNRPEKVIGMHFMNPVPIMKLVEIIRGYNTSDHVMNTIVDLSKKVHKIPVEVNDYPGFVANRILMPMINESIETLYNGVAGVKEIDTVMMLGMAHPMGPLQLADFIGLDVCLSILNVMHDGFKNPKYAPCPLLVNMVMAGKLGIKSGEGFYDYSENRKAERVAKMFS
- a CDS encoding acyloxyacyl hydrolase, with the protein product MKHKIILFLLLFLSIFKMMSQEVKKGFLFPKKVGFLYNNANEKNFLFDDKDYSYTTNTFKFQAFYDLGNWKNLHFELIVQPQIQALKHQLLNEQFVTPGETNYLEKREEFTALKTMHLYAFELGFVVKKKILRNLDIQLTVGLGVGTIDTRTERLAKGFTFIENGSLGFSYKTSTKTYLYIGSNIGHVSNFDTQLPNNGYNIVGFEVGFSYKLQ
- a CDS encoding Dps family protein; protein product: MSKSILGLDKKESANLVDNLNGLLSNFQIYYQNLRGLHWNIKGKNFFELHVKFEEFYTDSQVKIDDIAERILTLQGKPLHTFTDYINHSSVPVGKDVSNDVEAVNLVVSSLSELLKIEREILDVSDEANDEGTNSMMSDFIAEQEKTIWMLNSWLGK
- a CDS encoding hydrogen peroxide-inducible genes activator, with the protein product MTITQLKYILSVSEYQNFTIAAEHSFVTQPTLSMQIQKLEEELGVKIFNRSKKPIELTEVGKKIVEQAKVIVDESNRILDIVHQQKGFIGGEFKLGIIPTIMPTLLPMFLNNFTKKYPKVKLIIEELTTEEIIRKLTDGHIDAAIAATPLENEAIKERPLYYEPFVGLIPQNHRLFNEKVIAPNELEMDDILLLEDGHCFKESVINLCRTFKTDNKKSFQLASGSFDTLIKLTKEGLGMTLLPYLHTLDLNDVDKSHLREFTNPPPAREVSLIYHKSQLKMQLIEALKKTIDAVVRGAISFSDVKIISPLNQK